One genomic window of Sardina pilchardus chromosome 15, fSarPil1.1, whole genome shotgun sequence includes the following:
- the LOC134101799 gene encoding rho GTPase-activating protein SYDE2-like: MEEEEGSRDLSGSPLGEPRSCEHILLPRQEERQGDDLQRQHEGKEEEHLAKEHTYQAYMKIQDISPVLSNRVNLKDLQESIDILIGNLERELNKNKLNVGY; this comes from the coding sequence atggaggaggaggagggaagcagGGACCTCAGCGGAAGCCCCCTGGGGGAGCCACGGAGCTGTGAACACATTCTACTGCCCAGGCAGGAGGAAAGGCAGGGGGATGACCTGCAGCGGCAGCacgaggggaaggaggaggagcatCTGGCCAAAGAGCACACGTACCAGGCCTACATGAAGATCCAGGACATCAGCCCGGTCCTGAGCAACAGGGTCAACCTCAAGGACCTGCAGGAGAGCATCGACATCCTCATAGGTAACCTGGAGCGGGAGCTCAACAAGAACAAGCTCAACGTCGGCTATTGA